The nucleotide window CTTCTTTGGGCAACCCCAAATCGATGCTGCTCATCAATTATTGCCAACCCTAAATTTTTAAATTTCACCTTATCCTCCAAGAGGGCATGAGTGCCAATTAGGATATTTAAATCACCATTTTCAAGGTTTTTGAAAATTTCTTTTCTACTTGAAGTTTTAGTTGACCCTGTAAGTAATTCTATTCTGATATTCAATTTATTACAATATTCAACTAATCCATTATAATGTTGTACTGACAAAATTTCAGTAGGAGCCATCAAGCATGCTTGATAACCGTTGTCAACCGCCATTAACATTGACATTAACGCTACTATTGTCTTGCCCGAACCCACATCACCCTGTAATAGTCTATTCATTTGGGCATTGCTTCCTAAATCAGCGCGTATTTCTTTTAAAACTCTTTTCTGTGCATTGGTTAAACCAAAGGGTAAATGGGTGTTGTAAAACTCATTAAAAATTTCTCCGACATGTTCAAAGGTCAATCCTTTAATTTTAGATTTGTGGATTAAATTTTTGATCAATAGTTGTAGCTGAATATAAAAAAGCTCTTCAAATTTTAATCTTATTTCAGCTTTTGAAAGCATTTCCGTGCTTTTTGGAAAATGAATGTTGAATAAAGCTGAAGATTTCCCAATTAATTTCAGTTCTTGCCTAAGAGCATCTGGAAGTGTTTCCTTGAATTTTCCATTACATTCCTTAAACAGCTCTTGCATTAAATTAATGATAACCCGGTTCGAAATCCCTTTGTTTGATAGTTTTTCAGTCGAGGGGTAAATGGCTTGCATTGCTGAACGAAGATGTTTTTCGTGTTCTTGCAGTAGTTCCATTTCTGGGTGCGCCATTGAAAATGTGCCATTGAACATATTGATCCGACCAAAAATCACATAATCTTGTCCAATTTTTAATTGCTGTTTAATCCACTTTTGCCCCCTAAACCAGACCAATTCCATCGATCCGGTTTCGTCTATAAAATTGGCAACTAAACGTTTGCCTTTCTTTTGGCTTACCTCCTTTAAATTGGAAATTTTACCGATTATCTGTATTTCGGAATTACTCTGGGATAATTCATTAATCTTGAAATACTTTGTTCGATCGATATAGCGGTTTGGAAAAAGGTTTAGGAGATCTTGATAGGTGTTTATTCCTAACTCAGAACGCAATAAATCGGCTCTATTTGGGCCGACTCCTTTCAAATAATCTATTGGGGTTTGAAGATTTGCATTCATAAAAACGAATATAATCCTTATACTTGGAAGATAAAACTAACTTGAACTCAGACCTATGAAAGCTTTGGTTATTTCCGGAGGTGGAAGTAAAGGTGCCTATGCGGGGGGTGTTTCCCAGTTTCTAATAGAGGAGAAAAACCGTAAATATGATATGTTCCTTGGAACCTCTTCAGGAAGCCTTTTAATACCCCATTTGGCCGTAAACAATATCCCTAAACTGTATAATATGTTTACCAATGTTAGTCAGAGGGATATATTCAGTGTTTCGCCTTTTGTCCAACACAGAAAGGAAAATAGGGAATATGTTTCAATTAATTATAAAAACACTTTACTGCAATTCATAAAGCGGAAGCGAACATTTGGTGAAAGCAAAAACCTCAGGAAAAGTATTTTTAAAAATTTCACTAGAGCTGAATACGATAAAATTAGAAGGAATGAATTAGATGTAATTGTAACAGTTTCTAATTTAACAATGAATAGGGTAGAGTATAAATCAATTAAAGATTGTACTTATGAAGAGTTTTGTAATTGGATTTGGATTTCGTGTAATTATATTCCTTTTATGTCTTTAGCAACGGTTAATGGGCATGAATATGCTGATGGTGGCCTTGGCAGTGTAGTTCCTATCCGAGAGGCCATAAACCGTGGTGCGACAGAAATTGATGCGGTTATTTTGGAAAGTGAGAATATGGAAGGCAACAAGGTGTTAGGAAAGAATCCTTTTTCGTTAATGTTGAATCTTTTTGGCCATTTACTGGACCAAGTTGAAAAAAATGACATTATAGTCGGGAAGTTGGCGGCTCAATCCAATGATGTAACGCTAAACTTATATTACACTTCCTCGAAACTAACCGAAAATTCATTAATTTTTAGTAAACGTCTTATGCGTTCGTGGTGGCAACAAGGTTTTGATTATGCAAAAGAAAAATATGGATCAAACGGTGGTAATTGATTTATTACCACATTTCTGAAACTTCTTTCTTGATGTACGAAAGTGCTGCGTCGCTCGGTGGAATTTTTTCCATCATTTCGGTTAAAACTACCTCGCGCAATTTATTTGCGCTATTCACCTTTTCTAACAAACCTGCTTTGCGAATCAACTGAATTGTAGCGTTTTTTGCTGCAGTAATAATGTTCCAGCAGTCGTCACTTAAGTAAATTTGCTGAGACATGTTATGCTCAAATTCCTGTTCAATTGTTGCTATAATTAAACTTTCATAAGATTCTTTATCTGAGGTACTTGGGTTAACTCTTGTAAGTAGTTTTGAAGGTCTAATCCGCTCACAAAAAATAGCCATTCGCTCATAGGCTTGTAATCGAATTGGTAAGGCATTAACCTTTAAATCTTTTTGAAGTATGAAGCGTCTTCTACCTTCTTCGTTTTTGGTGTGTTCCTTAAAAAAATAGAAGGCGATAAGTCCAACAATTAGAGAAGGAATTGCATAAAGGAACATGTCTAGGATTTTCAAATATTCCATAATTAGGTGGATTTAGGGTTAGTTTGCTTACCTCCCAAATATATGCAATCTTTTAAATCTTGCATAGATGTAAAGGCAACTGGAGTCTTTTTATAATTGTAGGTTTTGTCCAAATCTTCTGAAAGGTTATGGTCATCCACATTAACTTCAATGTCATCCATATCAAATTGGCAGGGATGTTCATATCCGGCAGCATGTGTAATTTCTAGAAATTCTTTTCTAAACGTTTTAAAATATTGGGCCATCCTGATTGATTTTAAATTGACATCTATACCATTTTGTAGCCATTTATTTTGGGTAGCCACTCCACTGGGACAATGGTTTGTATGGCATACCTGAGCTTGAATACATCCAATGCTCATCATGGCTTCCCGTGCAACATTTATACAATCTACTCCCATAGCAAATGCCATGGCGGCCTTGGCTGGAAAGCCTAATTTGCCACTTCCAATAAAAACAACCCGTTCTTCTAAACCCCGTTTTTGAAATAATTTATATATGTCGCTAAAACCATACACCCAAGGTAAGGATACATGATCAGCAAAACTTGGTGGTGCAGCGCCAGTTCCTCCTTCACCGCCATCTATTGTGATAAAGTCTGGACCCCTATTAGAAGCAACCATTAATGCTGCTAATTCCTCCCATTGTTCTAATTTCCCAATGGCAGCCTTGATACCGACAGGCAAACCCGTTTCCTCTGCTATTTTTTCTATAAATTCAAGCATTTCAGGAACATTGGAAAATGCCGAATGGCCCGGAGGGGACAAAACGTCTTTTCCCATTGGTACGCCCCTAATTTCGGAAATTTCGTGTGATATCTTTGCAGCCGGTAGTACACCCCCTTTACCGGGCTTTGCACCCTGGGATAATTTAATTTCAATTGCTTTGATAAACGGATAATCCTCAACCAATTTTTTTAATTTTTCCATGGAAAAATTTCCATGTTCATCTCTCACACCAAAGTAACCTGTTCCAAAATGAAAGACAATGTCACCACCATTTTTATGGTAGGGAGAAAGTCCTCCTTCACCAGTATTATGGTAGGCACCTGCGATTTTAACACCTATATTCATTGATTCTATAGCTTTTGCAGATAGTGAACCATAACTCATAGCGGAGACATTAATTATGGAACCTGGTCGATAAGGTTTTCTTCGTTTATTATAGGCACCAATAACCTTTGCGCAAGGAATAAAAGAATAGTCTTTTATGTTCGGATGATCAGGTTTTAATTGAAAGGGCATCATTGCATTACAAACAAAAATATGTTGATACTGAAAAATGTCTCTATCAGTACCAAATCCCTCATAATTATTTTCTTTTTTGGAGGAAGCGTATACCCAACCTCGTTCTATGCGATTAAAGGGCAGTTCCTCTCGATTGTTGGCAACCAGATATTGCCTTAATTCAGGTCCTATGCTTTCTAACCAATATCTAAAATGGCCTACAATTGGAAAATTATGTAGGATCGTATGTTTCCTTTGTAAAATGTCACAAATAGCTACTATAGCTAAAAATATCAATACCCAACCCCACCATGGTATTTGGCTTAGGAGATTTAAAATGATTTCCATTAAGCTTTATTTAAATAATCAAGAGCCAAATTGGTCATTGCTTCAACTCCAAGTTTAAGACCGCTCTCGTCTATCTGGAAATCTGGAGTGTGATGAGGATAAGCCTCAGTATTCCCTGGAGTCATACCTCCAAGATTAAAAAAGAATCCAGGTATTACTTCTTGATAAAAGGAAAAATCTTCACCACCAGTTGTGGCTTTCATTGTTACCACCTTATCTTCACCAGCCACTCGCTGTAAAGTAGGAAGCATCATATCTACCAATGAAGGGCTGTTATAGGTTATTGAAGTGTTATTTTGAAATTCTATTGTAGCCTCCCCGCCATAAGCCTTTGCAATGGTTGTTACCATTTCGGTCATCCTTCTAATTATCATTTCTTTCATATCTGGATCTAATGTGCGGACTGTACCGATTAGCTCAGCACTTTCAGGAATGATATTAAATCTTACTCCACTTGTTACTTTCCCTACTGTAATAACCGCTGCTTCTTTAGTAAGTTCGGCTTCTCGACTAATTATTGTTTGAAGACCGTCAATTATCTTGGCGGAAATAAGAATGGGATCAACACCCGACCAAGGTTGGGAGCCATGGGTTTGTTTCCCATTGATATTTATTACAAATCGTTCTACAGCAGCCATCATCCCTTCTTTT belongs to Aegicerativicinus sediminis and includes:
- a CDS encoding FMN-binding glutamate synthase family protein, producing the protein MEIILNLLSQIPWWGWVLIFLAIVAICDILQRKHTILHNFPIVGHFRYWLESIGPELRQYLVANNREELPFNRIERGWVYASSKKENNYEGFGTDRDIFQYQHIFVCNAMMPFQLKPDHPNIKDYSFIPCAKVIGAYNKRRKPYRPGSIINVSAMSYGSLSAKAIESMNIGVKIAGAYHNTGEGGLSPYHKNGGDIVFHFGTGYFGVRDEHGNFSMEKLKKLVEDYPFIKAIEIKLSQGAKPGKGGVLPAAKISHEISEIRGVPMGKDVLSPPGHSAFSNVPEMLEFIEKIAEETGLPVGIKAAIGKLEQWEELAALMVASNRGPDFITIDGGEGGTGAAPPSFADHVSLPWVYGFSDIYKLFQKRGLEERVVFIGSGKLGFPAKAAMAFAMGVDCINVAREAMMSIGCIQAQVCHTNHCPSGVATQNKWLQNGIDVNLKSIRMAQYFKTFRKEFLEITHAAGYEHPCQFDMDDIEVNVDDHNLSEDLDKTYNYKKTPVAFTSMQDLKDCIYLGGKQTNPKST
- a CDS encoding DUF7935 family protein, with the protein product MEYLKILDMFLYAIPSLIVGLIAFYFFKEHTKNEEGRRRFILQKDLKVNALPIRLQAYERMAIFCERIRPSKLLTRVNPSTSDKESYESLIIATIEQEFEHNMSQQIYLSDDCWNIITAAKNATIQLIRKAGLLEKVNSANKLREVVLTEMMEKIPPSDAALSYIKKEVSEMW
- the recG gene encoding ATP-dependent DNA helicase RecG; amino-acid sequence: MNANLQTPIDYLKGVGPNRADLLRSELGINTYQDLLNLFPNRYIDRTKYFKINELSQSNSEIQIIGKISNLKEVSQKKGKRLVANFIDETGSMELVWFRGQKWIKQQLKIGQDYVIFGRINMFNGTFSMAHPEMELLQEHEKHLRSAMQAIYPSTEKLSNKGISNRVIINLMQELFKECNGKFKETLPDALRQELKLIGKSSALFNIHFPKSTEMLSKAEIRLKFEELFYIQLQLLIKNLIHKSKIKGLTFEHVGEIFNEFYNTHLPFGLTNAQKRVLKEIRADLGSNAQMNRLLQGDVGSGKTIVALMSMLMAVDNGYQACLMAPTEILSVQHYNGLVEYCNKLNIRIELLTGSTKTSSRKEIFKNLENGDLNILIGTHALLEDKVKFKNLGLAIIDEQHRFGVAQRSKLWHKNEVPPHILVMTATPIPRTLAMSLYGDLDISVIDELPPGRQPVKTVHRFDNNRLKVFAFLKEEIKKGRQIYIVYPLINESEALDYKDLMDGYESVVREFPLPDYQISIVHGQMSASDKDYEMQRFIKGQTQIMVATTVIEVGVNVPNATVMVIESAERFGLSQLHQLRGRVGRGGDQSYCILMTSHKLSNDAKLRLQTMCKTNDGFEIAEVDLKLRGPGDLMGTQQSGVLNLKIANIVKDKQLLQLARHHAKKILTDDPALNNEQNKVILDTYRNLSKYKNIWNYIS
- a CDS encoding amidohydrolase, with translation MVAFSQNVIQKDINAIENKVIEWRREIHQHPELSNREFKTAEKIAEHLKSLGLEVKTGVAKTGVVGILRGTRPGKVVALRADIDALPVTERNSLPFKSEVQAEFLGTQTGVMHACGHDTHTAILMGVAEVLSKHKNQINGTVKFIFQPAEEGPPPGEEGGAKLMIKDGVLKNPDVDAIFGLHINSGTPVGTIRYKKEGMMAAVERFVININGKQTHGSQPWSGVDPILISAKIIDGLQTIISREAELTKEAAVITVGKVTSGVRFNIIPESAELIGTVRTLDPDMKEMIIRRMTEMVTTIAKAYGGEATIEFQNNTSITYNSPSLVDMMLPTLQRVAGEDKVVTMKATTGGEDFSFYQEVIPGFFFNLGGMTPGNTEAYPHHTPDFQIDESGLKLGVEAMTNLALDYLNKA
- a CDS encoding patatin-like phospholipase family protein, translating into MKALVISGGGSKGAYAGGVSQFLIEEKNRKYDMFLGTSSGSLLIPHLAVNNIPKLYNMFTNVSQRDIFSVSPFVQHRKENREYVSINYKNTLLQFIKRKRTFGESKNLRKSIFKNFTRAEYDKIRRNELDVIVTVSNLTMNRVEYKSIKDCTYEEFCNWIWISCNYIPFMSLATVNGHEYADGGLGSVVPIREAINRGATEIDAVILESENMEGNKVLGKNPFSLMLNLFGHLLDQVEKNDIIVGKLAAQSNDVTLNLYYTSSKLTENSLIFSKRLMRSWWQQGFDYAKEKYGSNGGN